A single genomic interval of Lathyrus oleraceus cultivar Zhongwan6 chromosome 7, CAAS_Psat_ZW6_1.0, whole genome shotgun sequence harbors:
- the LOC127102579 gene encoding uncharacterized protein LOC127102579 produces the protein MDRLESEKIDHWKRTCIYTLLEIARCGPPQSCGMLLAVLQFWESSTNSFHTKCGMITLTLLDIASITGLKPTGEVFDCEAVAPISLRFDVGDSRKPTYNNFIDHRATSAGPVTDEERVAFLTLWLSRYVFCSRSMQVAKHFALLATQLHQERDIALGQLILASLYESPSEVVCQIRLFDPENSRKKNVLVYGPFWFLQLWLNATFTKDIAPYGMRRVACPLEERHLIWKRLIPLTPIDKNFLDLQVFRLLFNIMLTRVNFLPFMAPFSHRTEGPEWLTEPFPLTDGEHRDEAFLIWRRFLVPRFLSAKTSSSNPGLVAYQPNLVARQFGLCQFIPKPIFSSQELLANILYGQLE, from the coding sequence ATGGACCGACTGGAATCAGAAAAAATCGACCACTGGAAAAGGACATGCATCTATACCCTTTTAGAGATTGCCCGTTGTGGCCCTCCCCAGTCTTGTGGCATGTTATTAGCTGTCCTTCAGTTCTGGGAGAGTTCGACCAACTCCTTCCATACTAAGTGTGGCATGATCACGCTGACACTTCTAGACATTGCTTCCATCACTGGCTTGAAACCGACTGGCGAAGTTTTCGACTGCGAAGCTGTAGCGCCAATTTCCTTGAGATTCGACGTTGGTGACTCTCGCAAGCCAACATACAACAATTTTATTGATCATCGTGCCACCTCTGCAGGCCCTGTGACTGACGAAGAACGTGTGGCTTTTTTGACCCTTTGGCTGTCCCGCTATGTCTTCTGTTCTAGATCCATGCAGGTAGCCAAGCACTTTGCTCTCCTGGCAACCCAACTGCACCAAGAGCGTGACATTGCCTTGGGCCAACTAATTTTGGCTTCTCTCTATGAGTCTCCATCTGAGGTTGTCTGCCAAATTAGGCTCTTCGACCCCGAGAACTCCAGAAAGAAAAACGTGTTGGTCTATGGCCCTTTCTGGTTTTTGCAGttgtggctcaatgccactttcACCAAAGATATAGCCCCCTACGGAATGAGGAGGGTTGCGTGTCCCCTAGAGGAACGACATCTTATCTGGAAACGGTTGATCCCCCTGACACCTATCGACAAAAACTTCCTGGACCTTCAAGTGTTTCGACTTCTATTCAACATCATGTTGACTCGTGTCAATTTCCTACCCTTTATGGCTCCTTTCAGCCATCGAACTGAGGGTCCTGAGTGGCTCACTGAGCCTTTCCCTCTGACCGACGGGGAACACAGAGATGAGGCCTTCCTCATTTGGAGGCGTTTTCTGGTCCCTCGCTTCCTGTCGGCTAAAACCTCCAGCAGCAATCCTGGCTTAGTGGCTTATCAGCCTAACCTTGTGGCCAGGCAATTTGGCCTTTGCCAATTTATTCCCAAGCCTATATTCTCCTCCCAAGAACTGCTTGCCAATATCCTCTACGGTCAATTGGAGTGA